A stretch of Flexivirga aerilata DNA encodes these proteins:
- a CDS encoding dipeptide/oligopeptide/nickel ABC transporter permease/ATP-binding protein yields MTDNQSRGFAARFMRKPLAVASLAYVTLIVICVVFAGVLAPYGPEDQDLGSALSGPSSQHLLGAGELGKDVLSRMLYGGRITLLGVLISVVVFIAVGVPAGMVAGYKGGLIDKVVLRLADAAYAIPVVIILLVVLAIFPGNESIAMVVLGLLGAPGLARVVRSVTLGVRGELYIRAAKVSGLSDAVILRRHVLPRLAGPVIVQLSLFGAAAVGLETGLGFLGLGVNQATWGTLVAEASTNIGNQPWLLVPSGLLIASYILALGLIGDGVRDATAERYSLTRPSKNRQVANAPVVTGSVAPDQRSAAPADALLSVRNLHVAFDIDGAETEVVTGVGFDLRAGEALGIVGESGSGKTVTATALVRLLRGSGRITAGSVVFDGTDLMDADGDTLRRVRGGGVGFIGQDPISGLDPSFTIGAQIAEVIRTHRRCSRSQARAAALDLLGRVKLPDPERAARSYVHQLSGGMAQRAGIAAALAGEPSLVIADEPTTALDVTVQADILDLLRELQDSGVAVILVTHDWGVLADLCERAIVMYAGQVVETASVRMLLDNPGHPYTAGLLGANPQHAVRGKPLPSIEGSVPPPRDWPTGCRFASRCPLVVAACRAEPVTLEPVGSAPDHAARCIRQEDVVAPYRTSERVVTLMKGVSRGD; encoded by the coding sequence ATGACCGACAACCAATCGAGAGGTTTCGCAGCACGTTTCATGCGCAAGCCGCTGGCCGTCGCATCGCTGGCCTACGTGACGCTGATCGTCATCTGCGTCGTCTTCGCCGGGGTGCTTGCGCCATACGGGCCGGAGGACCAGGACCTCGGCTCCGCACTGTCCGGACCCTCCTCGCAGCATCTGCTCGGCGCGGGCGAGCTCGGCAAGGACGTCCTGAGTCGGATGTTGTACGGCGGCCGAATCACGTTGCTGGGCGTGCTGATCAGCGTCGTTGTCTTCATCGCCGTGGGCGTGCCGGCGGGGATGGTCGCCGGTTACAAAGGCGGCCTGATCGACAAGGTTGTGCTGCGGCTGGCCGACGCGGCATACGCGATCCCGGTCGTGATCATTCTGCTGGTCGTGCTGGCCATCTTCCCCGGCAACGAGAGCATCGCGATGGTGGTCCTCGGACTGCTCGGGGCACCGGGTCTGGCGCGAGTCGTCCGATCGGTCACCCTCGGGGTGCGCGGCGAGCTCTACATCCGTGCCGCGAAGGTCAGCGGCCTCAGCGACGCGGTGATCCTGCGCCGGCACGTGTTGCCGCGACTGGCCGGCCCGGTGATCGTGCAGTTGTCGCTGTTCGGCGCGGCCGCAGTCGGGTTGGAGACCGGGCTCGGCTTCCTGGGCCTGGGCGTCAACCAGGCGACCTGGGGCACCCTCGTCGCGGAAGCATCGACCAACATCGGCAATCAGCCGTGGCTGCTGGTCCCGTCGGGTCTGCTCATCGCCAGTTACATCCTGGCGCTGGGGCTGATCGGTGACGGCGTGCGCGACGCGACCGCGGAGCGCTACTCGCTCACCCGGCCGAGCAAGAACCGCCAGGTGGCGAATGCCCCGGTTGTCACTGGATCAGTCGCTCCCGATCAACGATCCGCCGCCCCGGCGGATGCCCTGTTGTCGGTGCGCAACTTGCACGTCGCCTTCGACATCGACGGCGCGGAGACTGAGGTGGTCACTGGCGTCGGCTTCGACCTGCGGGCCGGGGAGGCGCTCGGCATCGTCGGCGAGTCCGGCAGCGGAAAGACCGTCACGGCGACCGCACTCGTGCGATTGCTGCGCGGATCTGGTCGAATCACCGCAGGCAGTGTGGTTTTCGACGGGACCGACTTGATGGACGCCGACGGCGACACACTTCGCCGCGTGCGTGGCGGGGGCGTCGGCTTCATCGGCCAGGACCCGATCTCCGGACTCGATCCGTCCTTCACGATCGGTGCGCAGATCGCCGAGGTGATCCGCACCCACCGCCGGTGCAGCCGATCACAAGCCAGGGCAGCTGCGCTCGATCTGCTCGGCAGAGTCAAACTGCCTGATCCCGAACGTGCCGCACGCAGCTACGTCCATCAGTTGTCGGGCGGTATGGCGCAGCGCGCGGGCATCGCGGCCGCGCTGGCCGGCGAACCGAGCCTGGTGATCGCCGACGAGCCGACGACGGCACTCGACGTGACCGTCCAGGCGGACATCCTCGACCTGCTGCGCGAGCTGCAGGACTCCGGCGTCGCGGTCATTCTCGTCACGCACGACTGGGGCGTGCTGGCAGACCTCTGCGAGCGGGCAATCGTCATGTATGCCGGGCAAGTCGTCGAAACCGCTTCTGTCCGAATGCTTCTGGACAATCCCGGCCATCCTTACACCGCCGGTCTGCTCGGTGCCAATCCGCAGCACGCGGTCCGCGGCAAACCGTTGCCGTCGATCGAGGGATCGGTGCCGCCGCCGCGCGACTGGCCGACCGGGTGCCGGTTCGCGAGCCGGTGTCCGCTCGTGGTGGCCGCATGCCGCGCCGAGCCCGTCACGCTCGAGCCGGTCGGCTCCGCGCCCGATCATGCGGCGCGGTGCATCCGGCAGGAGGACGTTGTTGCGCCATACCGGACGAGCGAGCGTGTCGTGACGTTGATGAAGGGGGTGTCCCGTGGCGACTGA
- a CDS encoding oligopeptide/dipeptide ABC transporter ATP-binding protein has translation MATDPATPLVDVSGLHVSYPGTGRRPAVHAVDDVSFTIAAGQIVGLVGESGSGKSSIGSVLLGLVEPDAGRLIFAGQDITRSRRRDRRLIARQLQAVFQDPFGSMNPTLTVGDTLAETLRYNLGLSHEQIHNRLGDALTEVGLDESVLGRYPAQFSGGQRQRLAIARAIAVEPSFLICDEAVSALDLSVQAQVLNLLMRLRTRRNLSYLFISHDLAVVRYLSDQIVVLYAGRIVERGPAEIVGERPSHPYTQALLAAAPVADPDEQTERRARRTTLTVRSERPATGCSFADRCPFAIDRCRVERPELIAHASGAFVACHRADELTATTAPAPSSRP, from the coding sequence GTGGCGACTGATCCGGCCACACCACTGGTCGACGTCTCCGGGTTGCACGTCAGCTATCCCGGCACCGGTCGGCGACCTGCCGTGCACGCCGTCGACGATGTCTCGTTCACCATCGCGGCCGGTCAGATCGTCGGGTTGGTCGGCGAGTCCGGGTCCGGCAAGTCCAGCATCGGCTCAGTGTTGCTCGGGCTTGTCGAGCCGGACGCCGGGCGCCTCATCTTCGCCGGTCAGGACATCACACGGTCACGGCGTCGGGATCGGCGACTGATTGCGCGGCAGCTCCAGGCGGTCTTTCAGGATCCGTTCGGATCGATGAATCCGACTCTCACCGTTGGCGACACGCTCGCAGAGACACTGCGCTACAACCTCGGTCTGTCCCACGAGCAGATCCACAACCGGCTTGGCGACGCACTGACCGAGGTCGGGCTGGACGAATCGGTGCTGGGTCGCTACCCGGCGCAGTTCTCCGGCGGGCAGCGGCAGCGGCTGGCGATCGCCCGCGCCATCGCCGTCGAACCGTCGTTCCTGATCTGCGACGAGGCGGTGAGTGCGCTCGATCTGTCCGTGCAGGCTCAGGTGCTGAATCTGTTGATGCGACTGCGGACTCGACGCAACCTCAGCTACCTCTTCATCAGCCACGACCTTGCCGTGGTCCGCTATCTCAGCGATCAGATCGTCGTGCTGTATGCCGGGCGCATTGTCGAGCGCGGCCCCGCAGAGATCGTCGGTGAGCGACCCAGCCATCCCTACACGCAGGCGTTGCTCGCCGCCGCTCCGGTCGCCGATCCGGACGAGCAAACGGAGCGACGTGCCCGCCGTACGACGCTGACAGTGCGATCCGAGCGGCCGGCCACCGGGTGCAGTTTTGCTGACCGGTGCCCTTTCGCGATCGACCGCTGCCGGGTCGAACGCCCAGAGCTGATCGCGCACGCCTCCGGCGCCTTTGTCGCGTGCCACCGCGCAGATGAACTCACCGCGACCACGGCGCCGGCGCCCTCGAGTCGGCCATGA
- a CDS encoding ABC transporter permease: MRRLLLRWLLTSIPLVLAVSMLTFALTAFVPGDAARSILGPNATPELVAQLRAQLGLDQPLWKQYWNWLTGAVHGDFGTSIASGSSVASDLGSRLPVTLSLMIGAVLVAGLVGVGLGVLGALRGGWLGKVVDIVSLVGAAVPSFWFGLILVTLFAVQFKVFPATGYVSFGDDPRMWLSSLVLPVLTLGLTSSAPVAKQTRDGVRGELERDYVMMLRARGTSERSIIFRHVLRNAAAPVVTVLGLVLIAMLSGTVLAETVFVMPGLGGLAVSATQAHDIPEIQGVAVVFSIIVVIVNLIVELLYAALNPRVRT; encoded by the coding sequence ATGCGACGTTTGCTCCTGCGTTGGCTGTTGACCTCCATACCTCTGGTGCTCGCGGTGTCGATGCTGACCTTTGCGCTGACCGCGTTCGTACCCGGTGACGCCGCGCGCAGCATCCTGGGTCCGAATGCGACACCTGAGCTCGTGGCGCAGCTTCGTGCGCAGCTCGGCCTCGACCAGCCGCTGTGGAAGCAGTATTGGAACTGGCTCACCGGAGCCGTCCACGGCGACTTCGGCACGTCGATCGCGTCCGGGTCGAGCGTCGCGTCCGACCTCGGCAGCCGGTTGCCGGTGACGCTCAGCCTGATGATCGGCGCAGTGCTCGTCGCCGGGTTGGTCGGTGTGGGACTCGGTGTGCTCGGTGCGCTACGCGGCGGGTGGTTGGGGAAGGTCGTCGACATCGTGTCACTTGTCGGCGCTGCCGTCCCGAGCTTCTGGTTCGGGCTGATCCTGGTCACCCTGTTCGCGGTTCAGTTCAAGGTCTTTCCAGCGACCGGCTATGTCTCATTCGGAGACGATCCGCGAATGTGGCTGTCGTCATTGGTTCTTCCCGTGCTGACCCTCGGACTGACCAGTAGCGCACCGGTCGCCAAACAGACCCGTGACGGAGTGCGCGGGGAGTTGGAGCGCGACTACGTGATGATGCTGCGTGCACGCGGCACCTCCGAGCGGTCGATCATCTTCCGGCATGTGCTGCGCAACGCAGCAGCGCCAGTGGTCACTGTGCTCGGGCTCGTGCTGATCGCCATGCTCAGCGGCACCGTGCTGGCCGAGACAGTCTTCGTCATGCCCGGCCTGGGCGGGCTGGCCGTGTCGGCGACCCAAGCCCACGACATCCCCGAGATCCAGGGCGTAGCAGTGGTTTTCAGCATCATTGTGGTGATCGTGAACCTGATCGTCGAGTTGCTGTATGCCGCCCTCAACCCGCGGGTGCGCACATGA
- a CDS encoding ABC transporter substrate-binding protein: MSTRLVHRRTVLVAAAGLAASMTVAACTSSGSTSGGASGSGAGKVGDTLTVAVQAPATGMNPATVDTAFVTYTTLAYEPLIYRDSSGKLQPALASEWKLADGNTTMNITLRSGVKFADGDPVTADAVKKSLEYIKGAKSNQAQYLATVSSITVTDPTHLTIKLSAPNPMLPNMLTQDYGVGEIISPKGLSKIGSLTTGSQSAGAGAYIYDPKASVPGDHYAYTANPNYYAKSERQHYKKIVVKVMTNPQAALNALKTKQVQVAAGDFSTAKQAKAASLDVSWVPFVWAGLNLIDRGGQVSKPLGDVRVRQAINYAIDRKSITSALLGDYGIPTDQPSVKGMDGYSEKAAGRYPFDPAKAKQLLAQAGYPNGFDLPVLSVHFAGIDSLTEALVPQLAKVGIRLKPNYVSDSQSYITGATNKKWPAVAVGYGSQPMYIMGQGLFLPQAKVFNGFATKSPELISLYDKAAAAAPADRGKLNVQMEDWLVENAWFAPVAHTPVFYYSQPTIGGVQVSGASPVATVLDWYDK; this comes from the coding sequence ATGTCGACACGACTCGTTCACCGCCGGACAGTGTTGGTCGCCGCTGCCGGCCTCGCGGCATCCATGACAGTCGCCGCTTGCACGAGCAGCGGCAGCACCTCGGGGGGCGCGAGCGGGAGCGGTGCCGGCAAGGTTGGCGACACTCTCACCGTCGCGGTCCAGGCTCCGGCCACCGGGATGAACCCGGCCACCGTGGACACCGCGTTCGTCACCTATACGACGCTCGCCTACGAACCGCTCATCTATCGGGACTCCTCCGGCAAGCTGCAACCGGCGCTGGCTTCGGAGTGGAAGCTGGCCGACGGCAACACCACGATGAACATCACCCTGCGCTCGGGCGTCAAGTTCGCCGACGGCGACCCGGTGACTGCCGACGCGGTCAAGAAGTCACTGGAATACATCAAGGGCGCCAAGTCCAACCAGGCGCAGTATCTCGCGACGGTCTCGTCGATCACTGTCACCGATCCGACCCACCTGACGATCAAACTGAGCGCACCGAACCCAATGCTGCCGAACATGCTCACCCAGGACTACGGCGTCGGCGAGATCATCAGCCCAAAGGGCCTGTCGAAGATCGGCTCCCTGACCACGGGAAGCCAGAGTGCCGGTGCGGGCGCGTATATCTACGACCCGAAGGCCAGTGTGCCTGGTGACCACTACGCATACACCGCCAATCCGAACTACTACGCCAAATCTGAGCGACAGCACTACAAAAAGATCGTCGTCAAGGTGATGACGAACCCGCAGGCAGCGTTGAACGCGTTGAAAACAAAGCAGGTTCAGGTTGCGGCAGGCGACTTCAGCACGGCCAAGCAGGCCAAGGCGGCAAGCCTCGACGTCAGCTGGGTGCCATTCGTCTGGGCCGGGCTGAACCTGATCGATCGCGGTGGCCAGGTGAGCAAGCCGCTCGGCGACGTCCGGGTCCGGCAAGCCATCAACTACGCGATCGACCGCAAGTCGATCACCTCCGCGCTACTCGGTGACTACGGGATCCCGACGGACCAGCCCTCGGTCAAGGGCATGGACGGATACTCCGAAAAGGCTGCAGGACGCTACCCGTTCGACCCCGCCAAGGCCAAGCAATTGCTTGCCCAGGCCGGCTATCCGAACGGTTTCGACCTGCCGGTGCTGTCGGTCCACTTCGCCGGAATCGACTCGCTGACCGAGGCACTGGTGCCCCAACTTGCCAAGGTGGGCATCCGGCTCAAGCCCAACTACGTCTCCGACTCTCAGTCGTACATCACCGGGGCAACCAACAAGAAGTGGCCGGCGGTCGCTGTCGGATACGGCTCCCAGCCGATGTACATCATGGGGCAGGGCCTCTTCCTGCCGCAGGCCAAGGTGTTCAACGGTTTCGCAACCAAGTCCCCGGAGCTGATTTCGCTCTACGACAAGGCAGCGGCCGCTGCTCCCGCCGACCGCGGCAAGCTCAACGTGCAGATGGAGGACTGGCTGGTCGAGAACGCCTGGTTCGCGCCGGTCGCGCACACCCCGGTCTTCTATTACTCACAGCCGACGATCGGCGGTGTGCAGGTGAGTGGAGCGTCCCCAGTGGCGACGGTGCTCGACTGGTACGACAAGTAG